A portion of the Stella humosa genome contains these proteins:
- a CDS encoding M20/M25/M40 family metallo-hydrolase, whose product MTTDRDQILLWIEEERDEIVALLQRLVRARSPNPPGDTLAAAAIVRERLDAEALPYRIIDPNPVMPNFVGTFDGGLKGRHLVLNGHIDVFPVASDHGWSRDPWSGDIVDGKLYGRGAADMKPGTTASIVTYALLHRLRDRLKGRLTLTAVSDEETFGPWGARWLMDHEPEVLGDCCLNGEPSGPNTIRFGEKGPLWLRFTVRAPGAHGAYTHTGSATLTATRLIGELERLEDLPVDLPHNVMAAIDEASAAADVAMGQGAGAIVGKVTLNVGLLNGGVKVNMIPSECTFEADIRLPPGMSRERVMAEVERMVGNHPGVEVEETGCNLPSYCDPYGEMVGILQANVQALAGHKPTPIVGLGGTDARLWRYRNIPAYVYGVYPHGMGSHDEHVDIEEFLHVVRTHALSAYDYLMAS is encoded by the coding sequence ATGACCACCGATCGTGACCAGATCCTGCTCTGGATCGAGGAAGAGCGGGACGAGATCGTCGCGCTCCTCCAGCGCCTGGTGCGCGCCCGCAGCCCCAACCCGCCAGGGGATACCCTGGCGGCGGCGGCTATCGTGCGCGAGCGCCTGGATGCCGAGGCCCTGCCCTACCGCATCATCGACCCCAACCCGGTGATGCCGAACTTCGTCGGCACCTTCGACGGCGGCTTGAAGGGCCGCCACCTGGTGCTGAACGGCCATATCGACGTCTTCCCCGTCGCCAGCGACCATGGCTGGAGCCGAGATCCCTGGAGCGGCGACATCGTCGACGGCAAGCTCTACGGCCGGGGTGCCGCCGACATGAAGCCGGGCACCACCGCCTCCATCGTCACCTATGCCCTGCTGCACCGCCTGCGCGACCGGCTGAAGGGCCGGCTGACCCTGACCGCCGTCTCGGACGAGGAGACGTTCGGGCCGTGGGGTGCGCGCTGGCTGATGGACCACGAGCCAGAGGTGCTGGGCGATTGCTGCCTGAACGGCGAGCCGTCCGGCCCCAATACCATCCGCTTCGGCGAAAAAGGCCCGCTCTGGCTGCGCTTCACCGTGCGGGCGCCGGGCGCGCATGGCGCCTACACCCACACCGGCAGCGCCACCCTGACCGCGACCCGGCTGATCGGCGAGTTGGAGCGGCTGGAGGACCTGCCGGTCGACCTGCCGCACAACGTCATGGCGGCGATCGACGAGGCGTCGGCCGCGGCCGACGTCGCCATGGGCCAGGGGGCGGGCGCCATCGTCGGCAAGGTGACGCTGAATGTCGGCCTGCTGAACGGGGGCGTGAAGGTGAACATGATCCCCAGCGAATGCACCTTCGAGGCCGACATCCGCCTGCCGCCCGGCATGAGCCGGGAACGGGTGATGGCCGAGGTCGAGCGCATGGTGGGGAACCATCCCGGAGTCGAGGTGGAGGAGACGGGCTGCAACCTGCCCTCCTACTGCGATCCCTATGGCGAGATGGTCGGCATCCTCCAGGCCAACGTGCAGGCGTTGGCCGGGCACAAGCCGACGCCGATCGTGGGCCTGGGCGGCACCGACGCGCGGCTCTGGCGCTACCGGAACATCCCGGCCTACGTCTATGGCGTCTATCCGCACGGCATGGGCTCGCACGACGAGCATGTCGACATCGAGGAATTCCTCCATGTCGTGCGCACGCATGCGCTGTCGGCCTACGACTACCTGATGGCGAGCTGA
- a CDS encoding amidohydrolase, whose amino-acid sequence MALHPDLILRNGRIATLDATGTIVQALAVHGGRIVARGRDDEIATLAGPGTRVVDLAGRTAIPGIVDSHCHPDSYAARLARWHDVGPAAVDGREALLKTIAAACRDLPADGWFAGYRFNDHKSGGFPTREELDAAAGGRRVFILRTDGHLGVANSAAFQACGISDNAEDPPFGRFDRHPATNRFTGLLRETATHIFLSEIHAGDTEQQIAGGLQKVFADWNRYGITSVYNSLAGARSIRAYQLMEAAGGMTMRVGIIVSGRDEGLVESYIAAGIRSGFGSDWVRVIGVEWCPDCSTSGRTAAYYEPYVGRKIEGEPDNNCGMLLYEGEDLKRRAIQAHGAGLQVMIEGLGDRGIDFALDAIEAALEAHPMPDHRMRVEHCCYVTPPILERIKRLGVVDSSATGFMYDLGEGYIANRGQAAMRWMWPHRSLIDAGIPAPGHSDAMVCQANPFVAIWSMVNRKSDSGGDLDIREAITVDEALRAYTILGAWSGREETIKGSLEVGKLADIAVLDRDPYTIPPDELRDLRVDMTFVGGALCHGG is encoded by the coding sequence ATGGCGCTCCATCCCGATCTGATCCTCCGCAACGGCCGCATCGCGACGCTCGATGCGACCGGCACCATCGTCCAGGCCCTGGCAGTCCATGGCGGCCGCATCGTCGCCCGCGGCCGCGACGACGAGATCGCCACCCTGGCCGGCCCGGGCACGCGGGTCGTCGACCTGGCCGGCCGCACCGCCATCCCAGGCATCGTCGATTCGCACTGCCACCCCGACAGCTATGCCGCCCGCCTGGCGCGCTGGCACGATGTCGGGCCGGCCGCGGTCGATGGCCGCGAGGCGCTGCTGAAGACCATCGCGGCCGCCTGCCGAGACCTGCCGGCCGATGGCTGGTTTGCCGGCTATCGCTTCAACGACCACAAGAGCGGCGGCTTCCCGACGCGCGAGGAGCTGGACGCGGCGGCCGGCGGGCGGCGCGTCTTCATCCTGCGCACCGACGGCCATCTGGGCGTCGCCAACAGCGCCGCCTTCCAGGCCTGCGGCATCTCCGACAATGCGGAGGACCCGCCCTTCGGCCGCTTCGACCGCCACCCGGCGACCAACCGCTTCACCGGCCTGCTGCGCGAGACGGCGACCCACATCTTCCTGTCGGAGATCCATGCCGGCGACACCGAGCAGCAGATCGCGGGCGGACTGCAAAAGGTCTTCGCCGACTGGAACCGCTACGGCATCACGTCGGTCTACAACTCGCTGGCCGGCGCCCGCTCGATCCGCGCCTACCAGTTGATGGAGGCCGCGGGCGGCATGACCATGCGCGTCGGCATCATCGTCAGCGGGCGCGACGAGGGGCTGGTCGAAAGCTATATCGCGGCCGGCATCCGCTCGGGCTTCGGCAGCGACTGGGTGCGCGTGATCGGCGTCGAATGGTGCCCGGACTGCTCGACCTCGGGCCGCACGGCCGCCTACTACGAGCCCTATGTCGGCCGGAAGATCGAGGGCGAGCCCGACAACAATTGCGGCATGCTGCTCTACGAGGGCGAAGACCTGAAGCGGCGCGCCATCCAGGCCCATGGCGCCGGGCTGCAGGTGATGATCGAGGGGCTGGGCGACCGCGGCATCGACTTCGCGCTGGACGCCATCGAGGCTGCACTGGAAGCCCATCCGATGCCGGACCACCGCATGCGGGTCGAGCATTGCTGCTACGTCACCCCGCCGATCCTGGAGCGCATCAAGCGGCTGGGCGTGGTCGATTCCTCGGCCACCGGCTTCATGTACGACCTGGGCGAAGGCTACATCGCCAACCGCGGCCAGGCGGCGATGCGCTGGATGTGGCCCCATCGCAGCCTGATCGACGCCGGCATCCCCGCCCCCGGCCATTCGGACGCCATGGTGTGCCAGGCCAACCCCTTCGTTGCCATCTGGTCGATGGTGAACCGCAAGAGCGACAGCGGCGGCGACCTCGACATCCGCGAGGCGATCACCGTCGACGAGGCCTTGCGGGCCTACACCATCCTCGGCGCCTGGTCGGGCCGCGAGGAGACGATCAAGGGGTCGCTGGAGGTGGGCAAGCTGGCCGACATCGCCGTGCTGGACCGCGACCCCTATACCATCCCGCCCGACGAGTTGCGCGACCTCAGGGTGGACATGACCTTCGTCGGCGGAGCCCTGTGCCATGGCGGATAG
- a CDS encoding NAD(P)/FAD-dependent oxidoreductase, which translates to MADSDRIVLSGKAPLPRSLWAATARPPIPALPLAGETEADVVVVGGGFTGLSAALHLAERGLKLVLLEAAEPGWGASGRNGGQVIAGLKAMPAEIIAKHGRERGKQIVDLVGGTADFLFDLIRRHGIECDAERKGWVQAAHSDKALAAVAGRVADWQAHDAPVRMVDRAEMARILGTGDYVGGMVDARDGALNPLGYARGLADAAQRLGARIHGGSPVTRVTQRGAGWQVTTAAGSVTAPKVLIGTNAYTTDFWPGLAASVVPVSSFQVATAPLTDNLRRTILPEGHVLSDTRRLLRYFRLDAQGRMVMGGRGTFKNDIDSGDTARLRRWVGELFPALSDIAYEYHWSGNVAVNLDHWPHLHALAPGVWAALGYNGRGVAMASRMGALLADLAAGVPAAKIAFPITPLRPIPFHGMRRAVLPVMTAWYGVLDRLQ; encoded by the coding sequence ATGGCGGATAGCGACCGGATCGTCCTGTCGGGCAAGGCCCCCCTGCCCCGCTCGCTGTGGGCTGCCACCGCCCGGCCGCCGATCCCGGCCCTGCCGCTCGCCGGCGAGACCGAGGCCGACGTGGTCGTGGTCGGCGGCGGCTTCACCGGCCTGTCGGCGGCGCTCCACTTGGCCGAGCGCGGGTTGAAGCTGGTGCTGCTGGAAGCGGCCGAGCCCGGCTGGGGCGCGTCGGGGCGCAATGGCGGCCAGGTGATTGCCGGGCTGAAGGCGATGCCGGCCGAGATCATCGCCAAGCATGGGCGCGAGCGCGGAAAGCAGATCGTCGACCTGGTCGGCGGCACCGCCGATTTCCTGTTCGACCTGATCCGACGCCACGGCATCGAGTGCGATGCCGAGCGCAAGGGCTGGGTGCAGGCCGCCCACTCCGACAAGGCGCTGGCCGCCGTGGCCGGCCGCGTCGCCGACTGGCAGGCGCACGACGCCCCGGTGCGCATGGTGGACCGGGCCGAGATGGCCCGCATCCTGGGCACGGGCGACTATGTCGGCGGCATGGTCGACGCCCGCGACGGCGCGCTCAACCCACTGGGTTATGCCCGCGGCCTGGCCGATGCCGCCCAGCGGCTGGGTGCCCGCATCCATGGCGGCTCCCCCGTCACGCGCGTCACGCAGCGCGGCGCGGGCTGGCAGGTGACGACGGCGGCGGGCTCCGTCACCGCGCCCAAGGTGTTGATCGGCACCAACGCCTACACGACGGACTTCTGGCCGGGGCTGGCCGCCAGCGTCGTACCGGTGTCGAGCTTCCAGGTCGCCACGGCACCGCTGACAGACAACCTGCGCCGCACGATCCTGCCGGAAGGACATGTCCTGTCGGACACGCGCCGCCTGCTGCGCTATTTCCGCCTGGACGCCCAGGGCCGGATGGTCATGGGCGGTCGCGGCACCTTCAAGAACGACATCGATTCCGGCGACACCGCCCGCCTGCGCCGCTGGGTGGGCGAGCTGTTCCCGGCCCTGTCCGACATCGCCTACGAGTATCACTGGTCGGGCAACGTGGCGGTCAACCTCGACCATTGGCCGCACCTGCACGCGCTGGCGCCAGGGGTCTGGGCCGCGCTCGGCTATAACGGCCGCGGCGTCGCCATGGCATCGCGCATGGGGGCGCTGCTGGCCGACCTCGCGGCCGGGGTCCCGGCCGCGAAAATCGCCTTCCCCATCACCCCCCTGCGGCCGATCCCGTTTCACGGCATGCGCCGGGCGGTGCTGCCGGTGATGACGGCATGGTACGGGGTGCTGGACCGGCTGCAGTGA
- a CDS encoding HAD-IA family hydrolase, which translates to MTLRALLLDVDGVLVRGRPSDGRYWSSTIDQDLGLDIAVLQREFFSTHWDDVLTGRAALDERLAPVLARIAPHLTVDRLTEYWFAQDSRLDHRLLERVARARRHGMTVHLATNQEHRRARHLMEELGLSAHVDGIFHSAALGWRKPEPAFFAATTTKLGLEPAELLLVDDLKENVLAAAAAGWATVHWTDSPAAWAALEARLPG; encoded by the coding sequence GTGACGCTGCGCGCCCTTCTGCTGGACGTCGACGGCGTCCTCGTCCGCGGCCGGCCGTCGGACGGTCGCTACTGGTCGAGTACGATCGACCAGGATCTGGGCCTGGATATCGCGGTGTTGCAGCGAGAGTTCTTTTCGACCCACTGGGACGACGTCCTGACCGGCAGGGCCGCGCTCGACGAGCGCCTGGCCCCGGTGCTGGCCCGCATCGCGCCGCATCTGACCGTCGATCGGCTGACCGAATACTGGTTCGCCCAGGATTCGCGCCTGGACCACCGGCTCCTGGAGCGGGTCGCCCGCGCGCGCCGGCACGGTATGACCGTCCATCTCGCCACCAACCAGGAGCACCGGCGGGCACGCCACCTGATGGAGGAGCTAGGCCTGTCGGCGCATGTCGACGGCATCTTCCATTCGGCCGCACTCGGTTGGCGCAAGCCCGAGCCCGCCTTCTTCGCCGCCACTACGACGAAGCTGGGGCTTGAGCCGGCGGAACTCCTGCTGGTCGACGACCTGAAGGAGAACGTCCTGGCTGCCGCCGCTGCGGGCTGGGCCACGGTCCACTGGACCGACAGCCCGGCCGCATGGGCAGCCCTTGAGGCCCGCCTGCCGGGCTGA
- a CDS encoding extracellular catalytic domain type 1 short-chain-length polyhydroxyalkanoate depolymerase, with protein MSGIWSGLLDRFRKFRRRDDGAGSRPASPPPAGPVTPPGGTFEAHSHVSAAGARGYRLYLPSGYRGQPVPLVVMLHGCTQSPEDFAAGTRMNELAEAETFLVAYPDQPRSANPSRCWNWFSVADQQRGRGEPALIAGIARQVMGEFAVMEGQVYVAGLSAGGAAAAIMGATYPDLFAAVGVHSGLAPGAARDMPSAFAAMRQGGVPPAPGARSVPTIVFHGDRDRTVKPVNGDQVLAHARGGAPAAGLSTRTEKGVGSGGMGFTRTVHAAPDGRSMFEQWVLHGAGHAWSGGSKDGSYTDPRGPDASREMLRFFRQHEKR; from the coding sequence ATGTCCGGTATTTGGAGTGGATTGCTCGATCGCTTTCGCAAGTTTCGGCGACGCGACGATGGTGCCGGCAGTCGGCCCGCGTCGCCACCGCCGGCCGGGCCGGTCACGCCGCCGGGCGGCACCTTCGAGGCTCACTCGCATGTCAGCGCGGCCGGCGCCCGCGGCTACCGCCTTTATCTCCCGTCCGGCTATCGCGGCCAGCCGGTGCCGCTGGTCGTCATGCTGCATGGCTGCACCCAGTCGCCGGAGGATTTCGCCGCCGGCACGCGGATGAACGAACTGGCGGAGGCCGAGACCTTCCTCGTGGCCTATCCCGACCAGCCGCGCAGCGCCAACCCGTCGCGCTGCTGGAACTGGTTCAGCGTCGCCGACCAGCAGCGCGGCCGGGGGGAGCCCGCGCTGATCGCCGGAATCGCCCGCCAGGTCATGGGCGAGTTCGCGGTGATGGAAGGCCAGGTCTATGTTGCCGGCCTGTCGGCGGGCGGGGCGGCGGCGGCCATCATGGGGGCGACCTATCCCGATCTCTTCGCTGCCGTCGGCGTGCATTCGGGCCTCGCGCCTGGGGCCGCCCGCGACATGCCGTCGGCCTTCGCGGCCATGCGCCAGGGCGGCGTGCCCCCGGCGCCTGGTGCCCGATCGGTGCCGACCATCGTCTTCCACGGCGACCGCGACCGCACCGTCAAGCCGGTGAATGGCGACCAGGTGCTGGCCCATGCCCGGGGCGGTGCGCCGGCCGCTGGCCTGTCGACCCGCACGGAAAAGGGCGTCGGGTCCGGCGGCATGGGCTTCACGCGCACGGTCCATGCCGCGCCGGATGGCCGCTCGATGTTCGAGCAGTGGGTGCTGCATGGCGCCGGGCATGCCTGGTCGGGGGGCAGCAAGGACGGCTCCTACACCGATCCGCGCGGCCCCGACGCCAGCCGCGAGATGCTGCGCTTCTTCCGGCAGCACGAGAAGCGATAG
- a CDS encoding CopG family transcriptional regulator, protein MAAPDSEKLTINLGYVDLGHIDLLVQEGFYSNRSDFIRTAIRHQLDRHQDTVRKSVEHRQLDLGLRRYGRADLEAVRASGRQVHIQVLGLAIIAADVSAELAMATIASIQVLGALQAPPAVKAALADRIR, encoded by the coding sequence ATGGCCGCGCCGGATAGCGAGAAGCTGACGATCAACCTGGGTTACGTCGACCTGGGCCATATCGACCTCCTGGTCCAGGAGGGCTTCTATTCCAACCGCTCCGACTTCATCCGGACCGCGATCCGCCACCAGCTCGACCGCCACCAGGATACCGTCCGCAAGTCCGTCGAGCATCGTCAGCTCGACCTGGGCCTGCGGCGCTATGGCCGCGCGGACCTGGAGGCCGTGCGCGCGTCCGGGCGGCAGGTCCACATCCAGGTTCTGGGGCTGGCGATCATCGCTGCCGACGTTTCGGCGGAACTGGCGATGGCCACGATCGCTTCCATCCAGGTCCTGGGTGCGCTGCAAGCGCCGCCCGCGGTCAAGGCCGCGCTGGCCGACCGTATCCGCTAG
- a CDS encoding 5-methyltetrahydropteroyltriglutamate--homocysteine methyltransferase gives MTQRLLPTTVVGSYPQPDWLANRLLLSKIVPRVRLTDLWRVPEQYLEQAQDDATVVAIRDMERAGIDIITDGEIRRESYSNRLATALDGIDAENPGEIISKAGAVTLVPRVVDRIRRTRAVEVRDMEFLRANTDKTAKITLPGPFTMSQQAKNEFYKDEEEMIMDFAAAVNAEARDLQAAGADIIQLDEPWLRNNPELASRYAVKAINRAVEGLTVPTIVHLCFGYAAVVPGEKPTGYSFLAQLADCNADQISIEAAQPKLDLGVLADLAPKKVLLGVIDLGDGSIETPETIAGRIREALKFAPADRIIPAPDCGMKYLPRATAFGKLKALADGAAIVRAEIS, from the coding sequence ATGACCCAGCGTCTCTTGCCGACCACCGTCGTCGGCAGCTACCCGCAGCCCGACTGGCTGGCCAACCGCCTGCTGCTGTCCAAGATCGTGCCGCGGGTGCGCCTGACCGACCTGTGGCGGGTGCCCGAGCAGTATCTGGAACAGGCGCAGGACGACGCCACCGTGGTCGCCATCCGCGACATGGAGCGGGCCGGCATCGACATCATCACGGACGGCGAGATCCGCCGCGAGAGCTACTCCAACCGCCTGGCGACCGCGCTCGACGGCATCGACGCCGAGAACCCGGGCGAGATCATCAGCAAGGCCGGCGCCGTCACTCTGGTGCCGCGCGTCGTCGACCGCATCCGCCGCACCCGCGCGGTCGAAGTGCGCGATATGGAGTTCCTGCGCGCCAACACCGACAAGACGGCCAAGATCACCCTCCCCGGGCCGTTCACGATGAGCCAGCAGGCCAAGAACGAGTTCTACAAGGATGAGGAGGAGATGATCATGGACTTCGCCGCGGCGGTGAACGCCGAGGCGCGGGACCTCCAGGCGGCGGGCGCCGACATCATCCAACTGGACGAGCCCTGGCTGCGCAACAACCCGGAACTGGCCAGCCGCTACGCCGTGAAGGCGATCAACCGCGCGGTTGAGGGGCTGACCGTGCCGACCATCGTCCATCTCTGCTTCGGCTATGCCGCCGTGGTGCCGGGCGAGAAGCCGACCGGCTATTCCTTCCTGGCCCAGTTGGCCGACTGCAATGCCGACCAGATCTCCATCGAGGCGGCCCAGCCCAAGCTGGACCTGGGAGTCCTTGCCGACCTGGCGCCCAAGAAGGTGCTGTTGGGCGTCATCGACCTCGGCGACGGCAGCATCGAGACGCCGGAGACGATCGCCGGCCGCATCCGCGAGGCCCTGAAGTTCGCACCGGCCGACCGCATCATCCCGGCACCCGACTGCGGCATGAAGTACCTGCCGCGGGCGACCGCCTTCGGCAAGCTGAAGGCCCTGGCCGACGGTGCCGCCATCGTGCGGGCGGAGATTTCCTAG
- a CDS encoding ABC transporter permease gives MRRPAPATVRWLILVVLLLAWEFVPGTGLVPELFLPALSKTLTVLWQGRVEYGQNLLVTLYEVGFAMLIACGVGIFVGALVGGIAVLRNLLLPVFSSLYAVPIVILYPIFTAWFGIGSESKIAFAGIYGFFPVMLSTAAGIRTIDPQLLLAARSMGATIWQQITRVIIPASIPTVLAGLRLGGALTIIGVVVSEMLTSAAGIGYLVSRYRTILDSPRVFAAVLLILVLSVLFDLLARFVERRTLVWQTAGRQGRTMSVAARRPTAATPAVA, from the coding sequence ATGCGCCGACCCGCCCCCGCCACCGTCCGCTGGCTGATCCTCGTCGTGCTGCTCCTGGCCTGGGAGTTCGTGCCCGGTACCGGCCTGGTGCCGGAGCTGTTCCTGCCGGCCCTGTCGAAGACGCTGACGGTCCTCTGGCAGGGCCGGGTCGAGTATGGCCAGAACCTGCTGGTGACGCTCTACGAGGTCGGCTTCGCCATGCTGATCGCGTGTGGCGTCGGGATCTTCGTGGGGGCGCTGGTGGGCGGCATCGCGGTCCTGCGCAACCTGCTGCTGCCGGTCTTCTCCAGCCTCTATGCGGTGCCGATCGTCATCCTTTATCCGATCTTCACCGCCTGGTTCGGCATCGGCTCGGAATCGAAGATCGCATTCGCCGGCATCTACGGCTTCTTCCCGGTCATGCTGTCGACCGCGGCCGGCATCCGCACCATCGACCCGCAACTGCTGCTGGCCGCGCGGAGCATGGGCGCCACCATCTGGCAGCAGATCACCCGCGTCATCATCCCGGCTTCGATCCCGACCGTGCTGGCTGGCCTGCGCCTGGGTGGCGCCTTGACCATCATCGGCGTCGTGGTGTCCGAGATGCTGACCTCGGCAGCCGGCATCGGCTACCTCGTCAGCCGCTACCGCACCATCCTCGACAGCCCGCGCGTGTTCGCGGCCGTCCTGCTGATCCTGGTCCTGTCGGTCCTGTTCGACCTGCTGGCGCGCTTCGTCGAGCGGCGCACGCTGGTCTGGCAGACGGCCGGCCGCCAGGGCCGCACGATGTCCGTGGCCGCCCGCCGGCCGACCGCGGCCACGCCGGCCGTCGCCTGA